GCCCGGCCACTCGTCCGGCAGTTCGCCGCCGGCCGACGGGTTGAGCGCGTTGTAGACCACCTGCACGCAGTCGAAGGCGCGCGCGTCGACCACGCGGTGCAGCGCGTCGGTGTCGCCGACGCCGGTGATCCCGAAGAACCTGGCCTTGCCGGCGGTCTCCAGCTTCTCGAACGCGGTCGCGACCTCGTCGAGCACGATGCCCGCCGACAGGCCGCCCGGCGCGTCGGAGACGGGATTGTGGAGATGGAAAACGTCGACCTGGTCGAGCCCGAGGCGGCCGAGGCTGGCGTCGAGCGACTCGGTGATCGCCGCGCCGACGCGGCCGCGGTCCTCGGCCTTGAGGCGGACCTTGGTGCCCACGACGACGTCCGGCTTCAGGGCCGCCAGCACCCGCCCGAGATTGCGCTCGGATTCCCCGTCGCCGTAGAGCGCGGCGGTGTCGAAGTAGTTGATGCCCAGCTCGATGGCGCGCGCCACCGCCTGTTCCTGGTCGGCCGGCGAGCCGCGGGTCATCAGCCCGCCGACGGCGCCGCACCCGAAGCCCAGGACGGACACCTCCAGTCCGGTCCGTCCGAGCGGCCGCATCTGCATTCCCTGCTTCCTCCTGTTCGGCGCGACCGCCGCTTCAGGCGGCGGCCGGCGCGTTCGCGAGATGACTTTCGACCATAGCACCGATTCCCGCGCGCGGCGCGGGCGGCGGCGTCGGTTCCGGCCACGTCGCGCCACATCGCCGGCCCGCATGGCTCCGGACCGGCGCTCGGGCGGCGCCGAGCCCGCCGACGGGGTCCTCGCGCGGGCGCTCCGGCGCGCCGGGGGGCTCGGCGCCGCACGGCGTGACGGACGCCCCGTCGCCGTTCTAGGTTGCCGGCTTGGCGAGGGAGCGCGGCGCGACATGACATTGGCGATGGGCTGGGACGAATGGGCCGACGCGGACGCGCTCGCCCTGGCGGAGCTGGTGCGGACGCGGAAGGTCACGGCGGCCGAGCTGGCGGCGCAGGCGGCGGCGGCGATCGAGCGGACGAATCCGGAGCTCGGCGCGGTGGTCGAGGTGTTCGACGACGTCGTCGCCGATCCGGGCCGCGACGGCGCGACTCTCGACGCCCCGTTCGCGGGCGTGCCGTACCTGATGAAGGACCTCGGGCCGACGCTGAAGGGCCGGCTGCAGGAGATGGGCTCGAAGCTGATGCGCGGCAACCGCGCCGCGGCCGACACGTACCTCACCGGCCGCATCCGCGGCGCCGGCCTCAACATCATCGGCCGCACGACGACGCCGGAATTCGGGTGCTGCTCGTCGGCGGAGAACCCCGAGGTCTACGTCACGCGCAATCCCTGGGACACCGGCTTCACCACGCTCGGGTCGTCGGCCGGCTCGGCGGCGATGGTCGCCTGCGGCGCGGTGCCGATCGCGCACGCCTCCGACGGCGGCGGCTCGATCCGCCTGCCCGCCGGCGCCAACGGCAACATCGGGCTGAAGCCCTCGCGCGGCGTCTTCTCGCTGTCGCCGATGGCGTCGGACCTCACCGGCCTGGTCTCGACGCAGGGCTGCCACACGCGCTCGGTGCGCGACACGGCGGCGTTCGTCGACCAGTGCCGCGGCGGCGCGCCCGGCGAGTTCATGCCGTTCTGGCAGCCGGCGGAGCCCTACGCCCGGCTGATCGAGCGCGACCCCGGCAGGCTGAGGATCGCGCTGTCGCACGAGTGGGGCGACTACAGGGCGGTCCCGCATTTCGTGCGCGAGCTGGAGCGCGTCGGGCGGTTCCTGGAGGGGCTGGGCCACACCGTCGACTGGGCGCTGCCGCGGATCGACCTGCGCGCCGCCTTCGCGGCGCAGACGGCCTGCTACATCAGCAACTTCGCGCAGACGATCTCCAATCTGCTGGCGGCGCGCGGTCTCGACAAGCCGCCGGCGGACCTGGTCGAGCCGATCAACATCCGCATCTGGGAGGCCGGCGTCGACTACAGCTATGGCGAACGCGCCCGCATGCAGGCGGTCTTCAACACGACGTCGCGCGGATTCGGCGCGTTCTTCGAGGAGTGGGACGTCATCCTCACGCCGGTCATGGCGCTGCCGACGCCGCGCGTGGGCACGAAGGAGTACCTCACCATCAGCGACAACCCGTCGGTGCACGACTGGTTCGCCAGTCTCTGGCGCATCTTCGCCTACACGCCGCTGGCCAACCTCGCGGGCATCCCCGGCATCTCGCTGCCGCTGGCCACGCAGGAGAACGGCCTGCCGCTGGGCATCCAGGCGCAGGCCAGGCAGGGCGGCGACGGCCTGCTGCTGCAGCTCGCGGCGCAGATCGAACGCGCCATCGGCGGCAAGTGGACCGACGGGCGGCGCCCGCCAGTGCACGTCGCGCGGGGCCGATCCGCGGGCTAGCGCCCGGTGGCGTAGACGTGGTTGGAGGAGTAGCCACCGCACATCATCGTGCCGCCGGTGCACTTCATGTTGCAATTTCCGGCGGGTCCATAGCGTCCATAGCTGTTGCCGCACAGGCAGCTCTCGCTGTACTGGAGCCCGGCGTAACGGAAGCCCTTGCCGGCGCAGATCGAGATGCAGCGCTGCGGCGTGTTCTGCCGGCTCCTCTCAAGATAGCCGTCGAGGTCGAACGCGTTGGTGTCCTTGAAGCACCCGATCAGCGTGCCTGCCGGCAGCGCAGGACCGGCGGCGGTGCCGGGCCCCTTCGGTCCTTGTGGCGCCTGAGGCGCGGGCGCCACCACGACCGGAGGGGTGGATGGGATCGTGACAGGCGCGCGGGCGCGGCCGCGACGGGGACGAACCCGGTGGCCGTCGCCCGCAGCGCCACGCCCGGCACCGAGCCGAGGCTGAAATCCGTCAGATGCGGCGCGGAGATGCCGCCCGCGATCGCGGCGTCCTCGGCGCACAGGCCGCCGCGCTCCAGGATGAAATTCTGCCCGGCGACCTCGCCGTCCTTCAGGATCTTGTTCAGGCCCGTCGGGACGAACTTCCAAACCGAGAATTTGCAGCAGAAGCTGCGGAAGCCCTCGCCCATGCGCAGGGAATCCATCTGCGCGATCGCCGCCATGAAATCGGGCGTGGAGAACGTGCCCCATTGGATGAAGCCGAACCCCGGCGACGTCTGCGCGACCGACAACCAGTGGCTGCGAGTCGGCACGCAGCTCGCGGTGTTGTTCCAGACCGACCAGAGCTGCTGCGCCGAAGCCGGCGCGGAAACGGCCGACAGGAATCCCGTCGCGCCGAGGACGGCGCACAAGAACACCAGAATCTTCCGCACGTCGCGCTCCCGCCAAGGTCGAGGTGGACTCACCCGCGCACTCAACGCCAACGGAGACGCGGCGATCCAACCATCACCCCCGCCGGTCCGCAAGGGGGCGCGTCAGGCGGCGGCGGACGGCCGATACGTCGACGGAAGCGGCGGCGGGGGGCGCGAGGCCGCGACGGATCAGCCCATCGTCGCCGGGACGAGATGGCACTCGACGGCGCCGCCGCTCCGGGCGACGGCGGTGGGCGCCTCGACACGGCAGCGATCGACGGCGACGGGGCAACGCGGATGGAACCGGCAGCCCGGCGGGATGTTGGCGGGATCCGGCAGCGCGTCGCCCAGTCCGACGTCGGGCACGCCCAGCCCCGGCTCCGGCGTCAGCACCGAGGCCAGCAGCGCCTTGGTGTAGGGATGCTCCGGGGCGTGGAACAGGCGCGCCGTCGGCGCGGTCTCGACGATGCGGCCGAGATACATCACCGCGACGGCGCTGGCGACGTGCTCGACCACGGCGAGGTTGTGGCTGATGAACAGGTAGGTGAGGTTCAACTCGCGCCGCAGATCGGCCAGCAGGTTGAGGATCTGCGCCTGCACCGAGACGTCGAGCGCGCTGGTCGGCTCGTCGCACACCACGATGCGCGGCCGCAGCACCAGGGCGCGCGCGATCGCCACGCGCTGGCGCTGGCCGCCGGAGAGCTGCGCCGGCAGCCGCGCGCCCATCTCGACGGTCAACCCGACGCGCACCAGCATCTCGTCGACCCGCCGCGCGGTCTCCGCGCGCGTCAGATCGCCCTGCGCCGCGAGCGCCATGCCGACGATGTCGCGCACGCGGCGGCGGGGATTGAGCGAGGCGAACGGATCCTGGAACACCGGCTGGATCAGGCGCGCGCGGGCGCGGCGGTCCATCTCGGCGACGCGGCGGCCGTCGACCAGGATGTCGCCGGCGGTCGGCGGCAGCAGGCCGAGGATCAGGCGCGCGAGCGTCGACTTGCCGCAACCCGACTCCCCCACCACGCCCAGCACGTCGCCGGCGGCGACCGAGAAGGAGACGTCGTCGACCGCGACGACGTGGCGGTCCGGCGCGAACAGCCCGCCCCTGACGCGGAAGGTGCGGCGCACGCCGCGCACCTCGATGGCCGGCGCCGCGGTCATGCCGCCTTCTCCGCGCGCGTCCAGTCCGGCGGCAGGCGGCAGAGATAGGCGTGGTCGGGACCCGCGGCGCGGCGGTCGACGGCGCGCGCGCATTCCTCGGCGGCGTGGGCGCAGCGGTCGCGGAACGCGCAGCCCTCGAAGCCGGCGCCGATCCGCGGCACGGTGCCGGGGATCGAGCCCAGCGGCGCGCCGGGCGCGATCTTGCCGGGCACCGGCACGCAGTCGAGCAGCCCGCGGGTGTAGGGGTGCCGCGGCGCGGCGAACAGGTCGGCGGTCGAGGCGCTCTCGACCACCTCGCCCGCGTACATCACCGACACGCGGTGCGCCACGCGGGCGACGACGCCGAGGTCGTGCGTGATCAGCAGGATGGCCAGCCCGAGGTCGCGCTGCAGCGTCGCCAGCAGACGCAGGATCTGGGCCTGCACCGTGACGTCGAGCGCCGTGGTCGGCTCGTCGGCGATCAGCAGCTCGGGATCGCACATCAGCGCCATCGCGATCATGACGCGCTGGCGCAGGCCGCCGGAGAGCTGGTGCGGGAACTGGCCCAGGCGCATCCCCGGCGCGGTGATGCCGACCCGGCCGAGCAGCTCGGCGGCCCGGTCCAGCGCGGCGCCGCGCGCCGCGCCGCGGTGGCGCCGCAGCACCTCGGCCATCTGCGATCCCACCGTATAGGCGGGATTGAGGCTGGTCATCGGCTCCTGGAAGATCATCGCCATGCGGCTGCCGCGCAGGCGCGACATCTCGGTGTCGGACATGCCCCGCAGATCGACGCCGTCGAAGCTGAGCTTGTCGGCCGACCGGCGGGCGCCGCGCGCCAGCAGGTTCATGACCGCCAGCGCCGTCACGGATTTGCCGCAGCCGGACTCGCCCACGAGGCAGTGGGTCTCGCCGCGCGCGACGGCGAGCGAGGCGCCCCGCACCGCCGTCGTGCCGTCGCGGAAGGCGACGCGCAGGCCCTCGACCTCGAGCAGGGCGGCGCTCACGCGTCCGTCCCGGTGCCGAACATGTCGCGCAGACCGTCGCCCAGCAGGTTGATGCCGAGCACGAGGACGAACAGCGCGACGCCGGGGATCACGATCACCCACGGGCTGAAGAACATGTACTCCTTGGCCTCGGAGATCATCACGCCCCAGGACGGCAGCGGCGGCGGCACGCCGAGCCCGAGGAACGACAGCGCGGCCTCGAGAAGGATCGCCAGCGCGATCTCGAGCGTCGCCACGACCACGAGATGGCTGGCGATGTTGGGCAGCACCTCGCGCGCGAGGATGCTGAGGCGCGAGCTGCCGGCGCACCACGCGGCGGCGACGAAGTCGAGGTTGCGCACCTGCATGGTGGTGCTGCGCGCGACCACGGCGAAGCGGTCCCACAGCAGCAGGCCGAGGGTGAGCACCAGCAGCGTCATGCTGCTGCCCAGCAGGCCGACGACGGCCAGCGCCACCAGCACGACCGGGATCGACAGCCGGCAGGTGATCGCGAACAGCACGGCGTCGTCGATCCGGCCGCCGGCGAAGCCGCCGATCACGCCCAGCGCGATGCCGATGACGCCCGACGTGATGGTGACGGCGACGCCGATCAGCATCGAGATCCGCGCGCCGTAGATCAGCCGCGAGAGGTAGTCGCGGCCGAGCTGGTCGGTGCCGAGCAGGTGGAGCGGATCGGCGCCGTCCATCCAGAACGGCGGCCGCAGGCGTTTGTTCAGATCCTGGAAGAACGGGTCGTGCGGCATGATCACGTCGGCGAACAGCGCCGCGAACAGCGCCAGCCCGACGATGGCGGCGCCGATCCAGGTGGAGGCCGAGCGCCAGCCCCGGCGCGGCGCGGCGACGACGATCTCGCTCATGACGCGCGCAGCCTGGGATCGAGGACGGCGTTGAGCAGGTCGGCGAACATCGTCAGGCCGATGTAGATGACGGCCAGCACCAGCACCACGGACTGCACCACGGGGAAGTCGTTCTTGCCGATGCTCTCCCACGCCAGGAAGCCGACGCCGTGCAGCGCGAACACCGATTCGATGACGATCGAGCCGCCGAGCATGAAGCCGAGCTGGACGGCCGCGATCGCCACCACCGGGATGGCGGCGTTGCGCAGCGCGTGCTTGAGCAGGATCGAGGCGCGCGACAGGCCCTTGGCGCGGGCCGTGCGGATGTAGTCGGAACCGAGCGCCTGGATCATGCCGGCGCGCGTCAGCCGGGTCAGCGCCGGGATGGCGGAGAACGCCAGCACGATGCCGGGCATGACGTAGTGCTGCCACGAGCCGGTGCCGGAGATCGGCAGCCAGCCGAGCTGGAGGCCGAGGGTGATCATCAGCAGCAGGCCGAGCCAGAAGCTGGGCATCGCCTGGCCGACCAGCGCCACCGCCTGCACGGCGCGGTCGAGCCCGGTGTTCTCGCGCGTCGCCGCCAGCACGCCCAGCGGGATCGACACCGCCAGCGCGATCGCCAGGCCGGTGAGCCCGAGCGTCAGGGTCACGGGCATGCGCGAGGCGATCAGCGTCGCGGTCCGCTCCTTGAAGAAGTAGCTCTCGCCGAAATCGCCGACCGCGGCCCGGCCGACCCAGTCGAAGAACTGCACCACGAGCGGCCGGTCGAGCCCGTAGGCGCGCCGCACCATCTCGACGTCCTGCTGGGTGGCGTTGGGGCCGGCGATGGAGATCGCGAGGTCGCCCGACAGCCGCGTCAGGATGAACGACAGCGTCAGCACGGTGGCGGCGACGAGCAGCGCGACGATCAGCCGGCGGGCGAGGAAACGGAGCATGCCGCGCGACCTTAGGCGACGACCGCCGCCGACGCCATAGCCGCGGCCACCGAGGGCGCGACGGCCGATGGCGGCGGCGGGCGCGGCGTTGTATAGGGGCCGGCCCGCGGCTTCCGCGGCGACGCCCGCGACCCTACGATGCGCCCATGACCGACACGCTCAACATCGCCATCGCCCAGTTGAATCCCACCGTCGGCGACGTGGCGGGCAATCTGGCCAGAATCCGGGCGGCGCGCGCCGAGGCGGCGGGCCAGGGCGCCGACATCGTGGTGTTCTCCGAGCTCGTGCTGTCGGGCTATCCGCCCGAGGACCTCGTGTTGAAGCCGGCGTTCCAGCGGCGGCTGGCCGAGGCCGTCGACGCGCTGCGCGCCGACACCGCCGACGGCGGGCCGGCGCTGCTGGTCACGACGCCGTGGCGCGAGGCCGACAAGCTGCACAACGCCGTGCTGCTGCTCGACAAGGGCGAGATCGCCGGCAAACGCTTCAAGGTCGACCTGCCGAACTACGGCGTGTTCGACGAGAAGCGCGTCTTCGCGCCGGGCCCGATGCCCGGGCCGGTGGTGTTCCGGGGCGTGCGCATCGGCGTGCCGATCTGCGAGGACGTGTGGACGCCCGACGTGGTGGAGTGCATCGCCGAGACCGGCGGCGAGATCATCCTCGTGCCCAACGGCTCGCCGTTCGAGGTCGACAAGACCGAGCGCCGCCTCCAGCTCGGCGTCGCGCGCGTCGTCGAGAGCGGCCTGCCCTTCGTCTACGTCAACCCAGGTCGGCGGCCAGGACGAGCTGATCTTCGACGGCGGTTCGTTCGTGATCGGCGCCGACCGCAAGCTGCGGCTGTCGCTGCCGTCATTCCGCGAGGCCGTCGTCACTACGCGCTGGACGCGCGGCGCCGACGGCCGCTGGGATTGCGCCGCCGGGACCGTGGCGCCGGCGCAGTCGCGGCTGGAGTCGATGTACGACGCGATGGTGCTGGGTCTGCGCGACTACGTGAACAAGAACCGCTTCCCCGGCGTCGTCATCGGCCTGTCGGGCGGCATCGACTCGGCGCTGACCGCCGCCGTCGCCGCCGACGCGCTGGGGCCCGACCGCGTGCGCACGGTGATGATGCCGTCGCCCTACACCAGCCGCGACAGCCTCGAGGACGCCGCGCAGTGCGCCGACATGCTGCGCATCAAGTACGACACCATCTCGATCGAGCCGGCGATGCAGGCGTTCGCCGCGATGCTGGCGCCGGTGTTCGCCGGCCGCGCCGCCGACGTGACCGAGGAGAACATCCAGGCCCGCGCCCGGGGCGTGACCCTGATGGCGCTGTCCAACAAGTTCGGCGGCATGGTGGTGACCACCGGCAACAAGTCGGAGATGGCGGTCGGCTACTCGACGCTCTACGGCGACATGTGCGGCGGCTACAACGCGCTCAAGGACGTCTACAAGACCGCTGTGTTCGCGCTGTCGCACTGGCGCAACCAGAACCATCCGCAGGGCGCGCTGGGCCCGGCCGGCCGCGTCATCCCCGAGCGCATCATCACCAAGCCGCCCTCGGCCGAGCTCAAACCGGACCAGAAGGACCAGGACTCGCTGCCGCCCTACGACCTGCTCGACGCCATCCTCGAGGGGCTGATCGAGCGCGACCTGGCGACCGAGGAGCTGGTGGCCGAGGGCTACGACGCGGCCACCGTGACCCGCGTCTGGCGCATGCTCGAGAACGCCGAGTACAAGCGGCGCCAGGCGCCGCCGGGCGTCAAGATCACGGCCCGCGCGATCTCCCGCGACCGCCGCTACCCGATCACCAACGCCTTCCGCGGCTGAGCGCCACCCGCGGCGCCCGGGCGCGCGACGGGCGGAGCGCGCGACGGGCGCCGCGGCTCCCTCACTCCGCGGCGCGGGCGGTGGGTTCGGGATCGGGGCGCCTGGTGCGCATGGTGACGAACTCCTCGCCGGCGGTCGGATGGATGCCCACGGTGGCGTCGAACATCGCCTTGGTGGCGCCGGCCTTCACGGCGATCCCGATCCCCTGGATCAGCTCGGCGGCGTCGTCGCCGACCATGTGGGCGCCGACCACGCGGCCGCCGGCGCGCTCGACCACCAGCTTCATGAAGGTCTTCTGGTCGCGGCCGGTCAGCGTGTGCTTCATCGGCCGGAAGCTCGAGGCGTAGACGTCGACCGCCGGATGCACGCGGCGGGCCTCGGCCTCTGTGAGTCCGACGGTGGCCATCTGCGGCTGCGAGAACACCGCCGAGGGGACGTCGCGATGATCGGGCTTGCGCGGCCTGCCGCCGAACACCGTGTCGGCGAAGCAGTGGCCCTCCATGATCGCCACCGGCGTCAGGTTCATCCGGTTGGTGACGTCGCCGACGGCGTAGATGCCCGGCGTCGTGGTCTGCGACCATTCGTCGACGGTGACGGCGCCGGCCTTGTCGAGCAGGACGCCGACCTTCTCCAGCCCGAGACCGGCGACGTTGGGGACGCGGCCGGTGGCGTACATCACGACGTCGGCGTCGAGCGTGGCGCCGTCCTTGAGCGTGGCGCGCAGGCCGCCGTCGACGCGCTCGATGCGCGCGACCTCCGAGTCCGTGCGGAAGCGCACGCCCTTGGCCTTCATGCCGCTCTGCACGGCGTCGCGGCATTCCTCGTCGAATCCGCGCAGCACGCGGTCGCGGCGCAGCACGAGCGTCGTCTCGGCGCCGAGCCCGTTGAAGATGCCCGCGAACTCGACGGCGATGTAGCCGCCGCCGACGATGACGATCCGCCGCGGCATCGCCGGCAGGTGGAACGCGTCGTCCGACACGATCGCCAGCTCGGCGCCGGGGATCGACGGCCGCCACGGCCGCGCGCCGGTCGAGATCAGCACCTTGCCGGCGGTGACGGCGCGGCCGCCGACGTCGAGGGTGTGCTGGTCCATGAAACGCCCGCGCCCGACCACCAGATCGACGTTGGCGCCCTTGAGCAGGGTCTTGTAGACGCCGTTGAGGCGCATGACCTCCTTCTGGACGTTGTCGCGCAGCGTCGTCCAGGCGAAGGCCGGATGCGGCACGGTCCAACCATAGGCGGCGGCGTCCTCGACCTCCTCCGACACGTGCGAGCCATAGACCAGCAGCTTCTTGGGCACGCAGCCGCGGATGACGCAGGTACCGCCGACCAGGTCGTCCTCGCAGATGCCGACCCGGGCGCCGTGGCCGGCGGCGATCCGGCTGGCGCGCACGCCGCCCGACCCGGCGCCGATCACGAACAGATCGTAGTCATACCCGGCCATCGTGATACCTCTTTAGGTTGTATTCACAAGCCATATTCTCGCCTTTATATGGCCAATCCCGCGCCCCGTTCGGCCGACTATATCGACCGGCCGGAAAAACGCGAAGGCCGCGGGGATGCCCCGCCCGACCGCCGCGTAAGCATCAACGACATGGCCAGCCGCCGGCGGCCCCGCAAGGAGACCCGAGATGAGATCGACCCGCGCCATCGCCGCCGCCCTGCTCGCCACCGCCGCCTTCACGGCGCTGCCGGTCCTGGCGCAGCAGCCGACGACCACACCGGCCAAGGCCGAGCGCGGCCGCGCCCAGTTCGACCGGATCGACACCAACAAGGACGGCTTCATCGACCGCCAGGAGGCGCGCGCCGCCCGCGAGACGATGTTCGACCGCCTCGACGCCAACAAGGACGGCCGCATCACCCGCGAGGAGATCGCCGCCGGCCGTCGCCAGGGTCCGAAGGGGCAGTCCGGCGGCATCAACGCGCAGCCGACCGACGCGCAGCGTCCGGCCGGCGCCGCGCAGGCACGCGCCGCCCGTCTCGACCGGATGTTCCAGAAGCTCGACGCCGACAAGGATGGCGGCATCAGCCGCGCGGAGTGGAACGTCACGGTCGACGCGCGTTTCGACCGCTGCGACGTGAACAAGGACGACAAGCTGGCGCCGGGCGAGTGCCGCCAGGCCCAGGCCGGCCGCGGCGGCCGCCCGGCGGCGCCGAAGCAGTAGACGAGCGGCGGCGCCGGCCGCGTCTCAGAACGCGACCGGCGTCGGCGCCTGGGGCACGGATTTCCAGAACTCGGCGTCGTGGCCGAAGAAGATGCGGGCACCGCCCGCCTCCAGCGCCGCGAGCCGGTCGAGCGAGGCGAGCATCGCCTCGCGGTCGTGCACGAAGCGCGGTAGAAGGCGCTCGCGCAGGGTGCGGCAGAAATAGCAGGAGTCGCCGGCCAGCACGACGTCGCCGCCGTCCAGCCGCACCCGCAGCGACTGGTGCCCCGGCGTGTGGCCGTGGGTCGGCAGGCAGACCACGCTGCCGTCGCCGAACAGATCGTGCTCGCCGTCGGCCTTCACGACGGGATGGCCGAGATCGTAGTCGCGCCGGTCGAAACCGCTGGCGGCGGCGCGGTCGGGATCCATCCCCGCCTCCCACTCCCGCTTCTGGATCACCAGCGTGGCGTTCGGCACCAGGGCGTTGCCGCCGGCGTGGTCGAAATGCAGATGCGAGTTGACGACGTAGTCGACGCGCCCGGCGTCGCGGTCGATCGCCGCCAGCCGCGACGCCACGTCGTCCTCCGCCCCGTAGTGGAACTGGAACAGCCGCGCCGCCCGGCCGATGCGCGCCGCGGCGTCGACGCGGCAGTCCGGATGCATGCCGGTGTCGAACAACGCCAGCCCCTTCGGATGCTCGATCAGGTAGCTGGGGATCGGCAGGCGGCACTCGCCCTCGCCGCCCTCGATCATGTCCTTCATGCGGCCCGTGAGCCAGCCGCAGGTCATGGCGTAGAGCCTCACCGTCATCGACGATCTCCCTCGCGGTCCCGGCCCCCGACGCGGCGGCCGCGCGCCGTCACATCGTCAGCACGATCTTCCCGAAGTGCTCGTTGGCGCGCATCGCGTCGAGCGCCGCCACCACCTTCTCCAGCGGATAGGCGCGGTCGATCGGCAGCGACAGCCTGCCGGCCTCGACCGCCGGCCACAGATCGGCGCGCATCAGGCGGTTGATCTCGGCCACCTCCTCCGTCGAACGCGTGCGGAAGGTGACGCCGATGTAGTCGATGCGCTTGAGCGCGTGCAGGTCGAAGTTGAAGGTGCCGGTCATGCCGCCGAGCCGGCCGACGTTGACGATGCGGCCGAGGATGGCGCAGGCCTTCATGTTGCCGTCCATCACGCCGCCCGACACCTGGTCGACGATCAGGTTCACGCCCTTGCCGCCGGTCGCCTCGACGACCTGGTCCGGCCAGGCCACGTCCTTCGAATCCAGCGCCAGATCGCAGCCGTACTCCGCCAGCCGCGCGCGCCGCGCCGCGTTGGTCGAGGTGCCCATCACCTTGGACGCGCCCATGACCTTGGCGATCTGCATCGCCATCAGCCCGACGCCCGAGCTGGCGCCCTGGATCATCACCGTCTCCCCCTCGCGCAGCCGGCCGGCGGTGACGACGGCGTTGTGCATGGTCTGCAGCGCCACCGGATAGCAGGCGGCCTGCTCCCACGTCATGTTGTTGGCCGGCACCTTGTGGACGCGTCCGATGTCGGTGACGGCGTACTCGGCGTAGCCGCCCGGCGCCGAGCCCATGACCCGGTCTCCGGCCTTTATGCCGGTCACGGCCGATCCGACCGCCTCGACCTCGCCGGCGCATTCCAGCCCCAGCCGCGCGCCGACGCCGCCGATCGAGCCGTGCCGCGTGCCGGCGGCGATCGCGAGGTCGGCGCGGTTCAGGCTCGCGGCGCGCACCCGGATCAGCACCTCGTTCGGTTTCGGCGTGGGTTTGGGCACGTCCTGAATCTCGACGCCCTTCTCTCCAACGACGGCGGCTTTCATGGCGATCTCTCCCGGAAACGGACGCGCGGCGGAATCGCCGCTTCACACGATGTTGCTGCCGCGGCCCTGCCAATAGCGGTCGCGCAGGACGCGCTTGTAGAGCTTGCCGGTGGGGTGCCGCGGCAGTTCGGCGTCGAAATCGACGCTGCGCGGGCTCTTCACGGCCGACAGATGCTCGCGGCAGTAGGCGATCAGCTCCTCGGCCAGCGCCGGGCCGGCCTCGGCCATGTCGCGCGGCTGCACCACGGCCTTCACTTCCTCGCCGAAATCCTCGTTGGGCACCCCGAACACCGCGACGTCGACCACCTTGGGGTGGTTGATCAGCACGTTCTCGGCCTCTTGCGGGTAGATGTTCACGCCGCCGGAGATGATCATGAAGGCCTTGCGGTCGGTGAGGTAGAGGTAGCCCTCGGAATCGACGTAGCCGACGTCGCCCAGCGTGGTCCAGCCCTTGGGGTGGCGCGACTCCGCCGTCTTCTTCGGATCGTTGTGGTACGCGAACGGACGGCCCTCGGCGAAGTAGACGGTGCCGGATTCGCCGGTCGGCACCTCCTCGCCGTCCTCGCCGCAGATCTTG
The genomic region above belongs to Rhodospirillales bacterium and contains:
- a CDS encoding aldo/keto reductase encodes the protein MQMRPLGRTGLEVSVLGFGCGAVGGLMTRGSPADQEQAVARAIELGINYFDTAALYGDGESERNLGRVLAALKPDVVVGTKVRLKAEDRGRVGAAITESLDASLGRLGLDQVDVFHLHNPVSDAPGGLSAGIVLDEVATAFEKLETAGKARFFGITGVGDTDALHRVVDARAFDCVQVVYNALNPSAGGELPDEWPGQDYADLLDAARRADMGVIGIRALAGGALSGTLARHEHAMQVVEPIGSGADFAADVARAKRFEPLIRQGAAASLAELAMRFVIAHEAVSTMLIGYSTLAHLEAAVAAVKRGPLTAAVIGRILATRP
- a CDS encoding amidase: MTLAMGWDEWADADALALAELVRTRKVTAAELAAQAAAAIERTNPELGAVVEVFDDVVADPGRDGATLDAPFAGVPYLMKDLGPTLKGRLQEMGSKLMRGNRAAADTYLTGRIRGAGLNIIGRTTTPEFGCCSSAENPEVYVTRNPWDTGFTTLGSSAGSAAMVACGAVPIAHASDGGGSIRLPAGANGNIGLKPSRGVFSLSPMASDLTGLVSTQGCHTRSVRDTAAFVDQCRGGAPGEFMPFWQPAEPYARLIERDPGRLRIALSHEWGDYRAVPHFVRELERVGRFLEGLGHTVDWALPRIDLRAAFAAQTACYISNFAQTISNLLAARGLDKPPADLVEPINIRIWEAGVDYSYGERARMQAVFNTTSRGFGAFFEEWDVILTPVMALPTPRVGTKEYLTISDNPSVHDWFASLWRIFAYTPLANLAGIPGISLPLATQENGLPLGIQAQARQGGDGLLLQLAAQIERAIGGKWTDGRRPPVHVARGRSAG
- a CDS encoding WSC domain-containing protein, whose amino-acid sequence is MAPAPQAPQGPKGPGTAAGPALPAGTLIGCFKDTNAFDLDGYLERSRQNTPQRCISICAGKGFRYAGLQYSESCLCGNSYGRYGPAGNCNMKCTGGTMMCGGYSSNHVYATGR
- a CDS encoding ATP-binding cassette domain-containing protein codes for the protein MTAAPAIEVRGVRRTFRVRGGLFAPDRHVVAVDDVSFSVAAGDVLGVVGESGCGKSTLARLILGLLPPTAGDILVDGRRVAEMDRRARARLIQPVFQDPFASLNPRRRVRDIVGMALAAQGDLTRAETARRVDEMLVRVGLTVEMGARLPAQLSGGQRQRVAIARALVLRPRIVVCDEPTSALDVSVQAQILNLLADLRRELNLTYLFISHNLAVVEHVASAVAVMYLGRIVETAPTARLFHAPEHPYTKALLASVLTPEPGLGVPDVGLGDALPDPANIPPGCRFHPRCPVAVDRCRVEAPTAVARSGGAVECHLVPATMG
- a CDS encoding ABC transporter ATP-binding protein, with protein sequence MSAALLEVEGLRVAFRDGTTAVRGASLAVARGETHCLVGESGCGKSVTALAVMNLLARGARRSADKLSFDGVDLRGMSDTEMSRLRGSRMAMIFQEPMTSLNPAYTVGSQMAEVLRRHRGAARGAALDRAAELLGRVGITAPGMRLGQFPHQLSGGLRQRVMIAMALMCDPELLIADEPTTALDVTVQAQILRLLATLQRDLGLAILLITHDLGVVARVAHRVSVMYAGEVVESASTADLFAAPRHPYTRGLLDCVPVPGKIAPGAPLGSIPGTVPRIGAGFEGCAFRDRCAHAAEECARAVDRRAAGPDHAYLCRLPPDWTRAEKAA
- a CDS encoding ABC transporter permease, with protein sequence MSEIVVAAPRRGWRSASTWIGAAIVGLALFAALFADVIMPHDPFFQDLNKRLRPPFWMDGADPLHLLGTDQLGRDYLSRLIYGARISMLIGVAVTITSGVIGIALGVIGGFAGGRIDDAVLFAITCRLSIPVVLVALAVVGLLGSSMTLLVLTLGLLLWDRFAVVARSTTMQVRNLDFVAAAWCAGSSRLSILAREVLPNIASHLVVVATLEIALAILLEAALSFLGLGVPPPLPSWGVMISEAKEYMFFSPWVIVIPGVALFVLVLGINLLGDGLRDMFGTGTDA
- a CDS encoding ABC transporter permease — protein: MLRFLARRLIVALLVAATVLTLSFILTRLSGDLAISIAGPNATQQDVEMVRRAYGLDRPLVVQFFDWVGRAAVGDFGESYFFKERTATLIASRMPVTLTLGLTGLAIALAVSIPLGVLAATRENTGLDRAVQAVALVGQAMPSFWLGLLLMITLGLQLGWLPISGTGSWQHYVMPGIVLAFSAIPALTRLTRAGMIQALGSDYIRTARAKGLSRASILLKHALRNAAIPVVAIAAVQLGFMLGGSIVIESVFALHGVGFLAWESIGKNDFPVVQSVVLVLAVIYIGLTMFADLLNAVLDPRLRAS